One region of Phycisphaerae bacterium genomic DNA includes:
- a CDS encoding FAD-dependent oxidoreductase has translation MKQADIVVIGGSAAGITAAITARRHYREKRVLLIRKEQQVLIPCGIPYIFGTVGSPQKNLIPDEVLSKNGVELLIDDVVGLDREQAQVTTSGGETIGYERLVLATGSLPAMPPVPGFELSNVFPVFKDVSHLAGMQESLKGVTDLVIIGGGFIGVEFADECRKSLKAKVTVVEMLPHCLMLAYDEEFCTRAEA, from the coding sequence ATGAAACAAGCTGACATCGTTGTTATCGGCGGGAGCGCGGCGGGGATCACCGCGGCGATCACGGCTCGGCGTCACTACCGCGAGAAGCGGGTTCTACTGATCCGCAAGGAGCAGCAGGTGCTTATTCCGTGCGGGATTCCGTACATTTTCGGGACGGTGGGCAGCCCGCAGAAGAATTTGATTCCGGACGAGGTGCTTTCGAAGAACGGGGTGGAGCTGCTGATCGATGACGTGGTCGGGTTGGATCGCGAGCAGGCGCAGGTGACGACGTCGGGCGGCGAGACGATCGGGTATGAGCGGCTGGTCCTGGCAACGGGGTCGCTGCCGGCGATGCCTCCGGTGCCGGGGTTTGAGTTGAGCAACGTGTTCCCGGTGTTCAAGGACGTCTCGCACCTGGCGGGCATGCAGGAGTCGCTGAAGGGCGTGACGGATCTGGTGATTATCGGCGGCGGTTTTATCGGGGTGGAGTTCGCCGATGAGTGCCGCAAGAGTCTGAAGGCGAAAGTGACGGTGGTGGAGATGCTGCCGCACTGTCTGATGCTGGCGTACGACGAGGAGTTCTGCACCCGGGCGGAGGCGT
- a CDS encoding DUF5320 domain-containing protein, whose amino-acid sequence MPGGDGTGPAGMGPMTGRGAGFCAGFGMPGYANPVGGRGFWGWGRGGGGRGRRNWFYATGMTGWQRSAAGWPAWGGGPANSGPYAGPAGPAMTKEQEMDALKGQVEYLEDALDGLRKRMEELKSQAKE is encoded by the coding sequence ATGCCAGGTGGAGACGGAACGGGTCCTGCGGGCATGGGTCCGATGACGGGACGTGGTGCGGGTTTTTGCGCGGGGTTTGGGATGCCGGGCTATGCGAATCCGGTAGGCGGTCGAGGTTTCTGGGGCTGGGGTCGCGGAGGCGGCGGCCGCGGGCGTCGGAACTGGTTCTATGCGACGGGCATGACCGGTTGGCAGCGGTCGGCTGCGGGTTGGCCGGCGTGGGGCGGCGGACCGGCGAACAGCGGTCCGTACGCAGGGCCGGCTGGGCCGGCGATGACGAAGGAGCAGGAGATGGACGCGCTCAAGGGCCAGGTGGAGTACCTTGAGGATGCCTTGGATGGGCTGCGCAAGCGTATGGAGGAGCTCAAGTCGCAGGCGAAGGAGTAG